The genomic region GAGCTTATATTTCAGGTGTTCTGTTACTTTTCCGTGGGGTAACAGTTTGAACATCTGGTTTACAAGGTCTGGAAGGTTGTTCTTTTTGTTCTTTGATTCTTGAACTTTTCCTATTACTACCGTTTTCACTCCGTTCCTTACTGCAAGCTCCTTTATTAGATTGCTGACCTTGTGGGCATAATCCCTCAGTAGGTTCTTGACATTTTTCCAAAGTCTGTGAAGTTTCTTCTCTAACTGTATTGTCGGTAGTCCTTTGTTCTTGAGGTTATCAAGCTTTTTCTGTAGGTTGACTATCTTTTTGAGTTTCTTCCGCAGTAACGTTTTTAATCCTCTCCCGTCTATTATGTAGGAAGTAGGATTCCCTTCCACCACACAGGTGGCAAAGTTTGATATTCCGTAGTCTATCGCTAATACTTTGTTACTTTGCAGTTTAACCTCCGGAACTTCTTTCTCATACACTACCACCGCTTTAAAGCTTACCTGCCCGTAGGACTTATACGGGACTATCTGAACGTTGAGAACTTTGAGGTTTTCTAAGTCCTTATACCCTGTCTCTATCCATAGGTAATCTGGTGAATATCCAAACTTTTTAAGCAGGTGTTCTTTTAAGTTTTTTGATAGCGAAAGTCTTATCCTACTTCCTTCTATCTTGAATCCTGTTTTATCCCAAGTTACCACTCTGTGAGGTATTTCGAGATTTACGTAGCTTGGCGGTTTAACCGTTTCTACTCCTTTCTTTTTGAACTTTTCAAGGTCTTTTAAGAACTTGAAGAAGTTATTCCATCCTCTTGATAGTTCATCAAGAACTATTTGGGCTGAGCGGGATTGTAAGGAACGTAAGTGTAGGGATTCGTCTTTGAGTTTGTTGTAGAGGTCTCTGTAATCAGGTTTTGCTAACTTGTTCTTTATGAGGTAGTTTGCTTGATTCCAGAGTCTTCCGGCGTGGTAGGTGAGGTGTCCGAGAATTATCTCCTGTTCCTCTGTTAGACGATTTAGTTCAAAGACAAACGCTCTTTTCACTATCATCTCAACTTAAAACTATTCTCACTGTTTTCTATTTCAAGGTGCTTACGCACCTGCAGGCTTTCATCCCCTCCCTTACGGAAGGAGTCTTCTCGCCCGCGGATGATAAAGAAGATACGATAGGTATGATATATACAATTACTACCGTATGTACGGTAGGTATGATATAGATAGTCAATATCAGATATATCGGCAGTGTGGGCTGAAAAACAGGTTTTTCATGTTGGAATTTTCCTGTGGTTGCAGCAGCTATCCTAAACTACCCCTCATTAAAACGGGAACACCACGGAATAGGAAAAGTAGAGAAAGTGCTGGGTGAATTAACCTCTTTTCAGCGCACATCACGCTGCGCTCGGAGAGGAGCGGTTGTTTTTTTTACGGGCGTCGGTTAAGTGTGCACGGTGAGAACAGCATGTTCGTGCAGCGTGATGTGCTTCGGAAGTCGAGCGGTAGAAGTTCCATCATTAATGTATTGTTTTTTTACTTTTCTGTTCTGAATTTTACCTCTTTATAACTGCTTAATTTTCCCTTCTTTGTATCTATTGGTAACTTTTGTAGGGAATTTTTAAGTATTTTATTAAAGTGACTTATAAAATACTTAAGTATAGGGATTTTTCAAAAATTTCCTCTTTAATATTTACCAGATTTTTCCCTTTGGACTATATTGAATAAAGGCAACATAAAGAGAGGAGGTGTAGGTATGTACAGTATTAATGGCACTAATGGTATGTCAGATATTAACGCTGCGTCTCGTACAAATAGTATAAATAGTATGCACAGTATATCTGGTATATATGATATATCTGATATTAACCGTTACCCGGAAAAATTTTTCCGGAATCTGGTGGCGAATTTTCGTAGTTTTCTTTTTCCTCATTCGAAAAACGTAGTCACTTCGCCTCTTTCACCGTTAACAAGATACATTTTTCTCGGCCTTTACTATCATGCCAACAAGATAGGTGAATGTTTTCCATCCTTTCGGAGAATAGCGAAGCTAACCGGTATAAGCGTCAGCACTGTTCAAAACTCAATACGAAAACTCGAAGAAGAAGGATTTATAAAGATAAAAAAACACTTTAGACATAATTACTATATCCTTACTGATTTTCCCTCTTCCATCACGGAAGCTGTCTTTATTCCGGGAGAGATTTTCCAGTACTATT from Desulfurobacterium sp. TC5-1 harbors:
- a CDS encoding RNA-guided endonuclease TnpB family protein, which codes for MKRAFVFELNRLTEEQEIILGHLTYHAGRLWNQANYLIKNKLAKPDYRDLYNKLKDESLHLRSLQSRSAQIVLDELSRGWNNFFKFLKDLEKFKKKGVETVKPPSYVNLEIPHRVVTWDKTGFKIEGSRIRLSLSKNLKEHLLKKFGYSPDYLWIETGYKDLENLKVLNVQIVPYKSYGQVSFKAVVVYEKEVPEVKLQSNKVLAIDYGISNFATCVVEGNPTSYIIDGRGLKTLLRKKLKKIVNLQKKLDNLKNKGLPTIQLEKKLHRLWKNVKNLLRDYAHKVSNLIKELAVRNGVKTVVIGKVQESKNKKNNLPDLVNQMFKLLPHGKVTEHLKYKLKEAGIEVKLIDESYTSVTDSCGENTGAARTNKGNGRRIKRGLFLSAIKGLINADVNGARNILRKFKKSWFDLVTGLKQVVRIRIYRMNKGISESLLFAGIGVEGSVNLPRGIRAGEISQTPSEAPSVRAE
- a CDS encoding helix-turn-helix domain-containing protein, encoding MYSINGTNGMSDINAASRTNSINSMHSISGIYDISDINRYPEKFFRNLVANFRSFLFPHSKNVVTSPLSPLTRYIFLGLYYHANKIGECFPSFRRIAKLTGISVSTVQNSIRKLEEEGFIKIKKHFRHNYYILTDFPSSITEAVFIPGEIFQYYLKPVSKIVLISLLWLRAGDEIVYKTQKELAEFLYLSPKTIRNALEELDYKGYIEFEKVGRLKFPRLIWNEKTW